A part of Arachis hypogaea cultivar Tifrunner chromosome 12, arahy.Tifrunner.gnm2.J5K5, whole genome shotgun sequence genomic DNA contains:
- the LOC112730308 gene encoding uncharacterized protein: MDANGGNVNADEQGRRTIGLYTAPTPDFYGHSIAVPAIGANNFELKPQLITLICDTVKTNGVNSEIYKLMLFPFAKLTKLRVDVQTFRQKDGESLYEAWERFKLMIRKCPPDMFLEWTRLQIFYDGLSEMAKMSLDNSAGGSLHMKTMPEEANELRNPMNTGTTQKKGVLEVDTLDAILAQNKIMSQQISMISQQLTGMQVSGVNTQETSYDMTRSYNQGDAYGYAQPTREQGWRNHLNFRWREQPQKPQQSFNNNQGGTNQNSFMQETRGSIQNLEIQGQLSKRIPERPPNTLSNNTEVNPREECKALIMGKEAEPKEVHAAEELKEEKTQAEARSTMLHAPLVTQKPEVQHPQKLQEDTKEEQFTQFLEIFKKLHINISFAEVLEKMPPYMACLKSALSEKKALKGDETVVLTKEGSVLVQRRLSKKMPHPGSFLIPCTIGTITFQKALCDLGSSINLMPLSVMRKLGIQEAQPTKIALEMADKS; the protein is encoded by the exons ATGGACGCTAATGGTGGAAACGTGAACGCTGATGAGCAGGGAAGGAGGACGATTGGCTTATACACTGCACCCACTCCTGACTTTTATGGGCACAGTATAgctgtacctgccattggtgccaataattttgagctgaagccgcAGTTGATCACTcta atctgtgatactgtaaagacgaatggagtgaaTTCAGAAatttacaagctcatgctctttccatttgct aagctgactaagcttagggtggatgtccaaactttcaggcagaaAGATGGAGAGTCCCTTTAcgaagcctgggagagattcaagctgATGATCAGGAAGTGTCCCCCTGACATGTTTCTAGAGTGGACCAGGCTGCAGATCTTTTATGATGGCCTTTCTGAGATGGCCAAGATGTCACTCgacaactctgctggtggttccTTGCATATGAAGACGATGCCTGAAGAGGCTAATGAGCTT aggaatcctatgaacaCTGGGActactcaaaagaaaggagtcttGGAGGTGGACACACTGGATGCCatcttggctcagaacaagatcatgTCCCAGCAAATTAGCATGATATCTCAACAATTAACAGGGATGCAAGTCTCAGGTGTCAACACTCAAGAGACATCCTATGACATGACTAGGAGCTACAACCAAGGGGATGCTTATGGCTATGCTCAACCCACCAGGGAGCAA ggatggaggaatcaccttaACTTTAGGTGGAGGGAGCAGCCACAGAAGCCCCAACAGAGCTTCAACAATAATCAGGGTGGAACCAACCAGAATAG CTTTATGCAAGAGACAAGAGGTTCAATTCAGAACTTAGAAATACAAGGTCAATTGAGCAAAAGGATACCTGAGAGACCTCCTAATACCCTTTCCAACAATACAgaggtgaatccaagagaagaatgcaaggccCTCATCATGGGTAAGGAGGCCGAGCCTAAGGAGGTGCATGCTGCTGAGGAATTAAAGGAAGAAAAGACTCAAGCAGAAGCTAGAAGCACAATGTTACATGCCCCATTGGTAACACAGAAGCCTGAAGTCCAACACCCTCAGAAACTGCAAGAGGATACCAAGGAGGAGCAATTCACTCaattcttggaaatctttaaAAAGCTACACATCAATATTTCTTTTGCTGAGGTGTTGGAGAAGATGCCTCCCTATATGGCCTGTTTAAAAAGCGCACTCTCTGAAAAGAAGGCCTTGAAGGGAGATGAAACTGTGGTGTTGACCAAGGAGGGCAGTGTACTGGTTCAGAGGAGGCTATCCAAGAAGATGCCACACCCCGGAAGCTTCCTGATTCCCTGTACCATTGGGACTATTACATTTCAGAAGGCACTATGCGACCTTGGATCAAGCATAAATTTGATGCCGCTCTCCGTGATGAGAAAGCTGGGAATTCAAGAGGCGCAGCCTACAAAAATAGCACTGGAGATGGCTGACAAGTCTTAG